Below is a window of Actinomycetota bacterium DNA.
CCAGGCGGCGACGGGTGGGTGGGCCGCCCAACCTGCCACGCCGGCCGCGACCGCGAGGACGAGCGCTGCGGCTACACGCAGTCGCGGCAGATCATCCTCTTGGCGTCGGCGAGCTGGGTCGGTCCTTTGACCAGGTAGCAGGAGTTGCAGATGAACTCTCCCTCGCGGAGACCGTCGACATCCTGCTCGTCTTCCTCGTCGTCCTCGACGACGCGGACGAGGACGTCCGGATCGGCGTCCTCATCGTCATCCTCGTCCTCGTCGACCGTGGCGAGCGAGACCTCGACGTCCTCGGTGGTGTCGTTGTCGACCAGGACGTCCTCGGTGGCGTCATCCTCGACCAGGACGTCGCCGTCTTCTTCGTTCAGGACGTCGTCGTCCTCAACGTCGTCGTCCTCGGCGAGTAGATCGTCGTCGAGGTGGTCGTCGGCATCGAGGAACTCGTCGTCGCGCACGTCGTCGTCGAGATCGTCGGCGAGGTGGAAGTCGTCGACCGTCCCGGTCGGGCTGACCTTGCGTCCCACGGAGGGTTCTCCTCGTTGGTGGCGGCTGTCGTACCAGCCCTGTGCACGGCAGGCAACGTCCGCGCGGTGGTCGCTGTTCCCCGTCCGACGCCGAAGGCCCCGGGTCGCCCCGGGGCCTTCAACGGTGCGCGCAGCGTGCCGTTGGTGCCGCTCAGGCGGGTAGCGGTGCCCCACCGGCGTTGTCTACTAAGCCCGCTGCGCTAGGTCGTCGGTCCTTCGCGCATGCCGCCGGGACGCGACGTGCGTTCGTGGCGGTCCCCACGGCGGCCGGGTCGGCCTGGGCCGGCGCTGACTGGTCGCTCGCGACCGTTCCGCTGCGCAAACCCCCGGTCCCCCCGCTCCGTCGCGTCCGCCCCCGGTGGGCAACCGAACGAACCAACGCGAGCAGGATGCTGGCCGCCTCATGTCCCGTCAAGACTCGCCGGGTCGGCGAGCTGTGACCGACGTCTTCGGCGGCGCGACACCGACCCCACGAGCGGCGTCGTCGCAGGTCACCGGGGGTCTGGACGCTGTGGACACCGGGGAGCGCGCACCGCACGGCCGCCCGGTTGCGTTGGGACGGCGGCCACCCCCCTGGACGATGCTCACCTGATCGTCACGACGCCAGCGGCGTGTCGCCGGGCTCGTCGTCCCAGCGCGGCAGTGGTGCCTCGCCGTGCGTGACTCGTCCACGCACGATCGTGAGCACGCACCGGGCGCCGCGCGGATCGTCGGCTTCGAACGGATCGCCCTCCCACGCGGCCAGGTCGGCGCGCATCCCCGCCCGGACCACGCCCGAGACGCGGTCCTGGCGGGCGGCGAAACGGCCACCCAGGCAGCTGGCGCTGACGGCCTCGAGTCGCGACAGCTCGTGCCGACGGTGGTGGCGATGCTCGGCCGCGTAGACGCCACCCCAGGGGTCCATGGGGGTCACGTTGGCGTCGGAGCCGAACGCCAGCGGGACACCCAGGTCCGCCAGCGCACGGTAGGGGTTCATCCACCCGCGTCTTGTGGGGTCCAGGCGACGCTCGTACATCCCACCGGGGCCACCCCAGGTCGCCTCGAAAGCCGGCTGAACGCTGGCAACCAAACCCAGCTCCGCGACCGCGGCCAGCAGGTCGGGGGGGAGGACCTCGGCGTGCTCGAGCCGGTGGCGGAGGCGGCGGATCTCGCCGTGCAGGTAGTCGGGGAGCTCGGCGTTGACCGCCTGCCAGCAGCGCACCGCCTGACGGATCGCGGCATCGCCGATGGCGTGCACGCCGACCTGGACCCCCGACCGGGTCGCGTCCCGGAACGATTCGACCAGTTCGTCGTCGGAGTGGAACAGCCGGCCGCTGTCCGAGGGCACGTCGGCGTACGGGGCCTCCAACGCCGCGGTGTGCGATCCCAGCGACCCGTCGAGGAACAGGTCCCCGCCGGCCTGGCGCAGCTCGCGCTCGGCGATGAACGTGAGATCGAGGTCGCCCCAGTACCCGATCACCTCGACCGGCCAGCGGTCGTTGATCCATGCGTCGAAATCGCCGGTCCCCATGATGTCCGGGCCGCCCATCTCGTGAACGCAGCCGATGCCCAACGACGCCGCGTGCTGCGCTGCGGTCTCTCGGGCAGCGGTGAGGTCGCCTTCGGCCATCGCACCCAGCGCCCACCGGCGCGCGATGCGGTGCGCCTCGCGGCGGAGCACCCCGGTGGGACGGCCCTCCGGATCGCGCTCGACCCCGGCGGCCCGGGCCAGCGGCGCGGCGGCCAGCGTGTGGCGGTCGACCAAGCAGGAGTGGCGATCGGTTCTGGTCAGGTACACCGCGCAGTGGGGGGTGACGTCCGCGAGCTGGTCAGCGGACGGCAGCGCGTCGGGGAAGTCGTGGTCGTCGTAGCCGTGCCCCCACAGGACCCGGCCGGTGTGCACCTGCGCGTACGTCGCCACCGTGTTCAGCAGCTCCGCGCCGCTGGCGACCTGCGCCAGGTCGAGCCCGCCCAGCGACAGGCCGGTCATCGTCAGGTGCGCGTGCGCGTCGACGAACGCCGGGCCGAACGTGCATCCCGGCAGCTCCAACCGGGCAGCGTGCGGCGGCGCCGCAGCCGGATCGTCTCCCACCCACACCACCCGCTTGCCGCGGACCAGAGCGGCACGTGCCTCCGTGCGGCCATGGCCCAGCGTGACGACCCGGTCGGCGACGAGGAGGGTGCCGCGCGGAGCTGCGGTCACGGCCGTCTCTCGCGGGCCGCGTCGAGCGTGGGATCGGTCCCGGTCCCGGTGTGCCCGGCGATGACGGCCCTCAGCCGCGGGTACTCCGCCACCAGGTCGAGGGTGAGCGCCACCTCTCCGGCGACGTGCCCGCCGGCGAGCAGCAGCTGGATGTCGCGACCGACGGCACGTACGGACGCTGCGACCTCGGCGACCGTGTCGTTGGAGGGGGCGACGACCACGGTGCCGCCGTCCCGGACGGTGAGCGCCGCGGCCGCCACCGCGCCAGCAGCGGCCACGGCGACGTCGGCGGGTCCACCGAGGACCACGCGCAGCGACCGCGTTGCCTCCACCGCGTCGCTGGGGTCACACACCACCGGCGTGGCAGCCCCGACGTGCTCGATGAGGCGAGCGTCGCGGAGAGTCGCGACGGTCACCGCCACCGACCTCGCCCCACCCTCTCGGGCGGCGACCCCTGCCACCGCCCCGGCCCCGCCCGTCCCACCCAGCAGGGCGACACGGCCACCGGCGACGGCCAACCGGCGCAGGGCAGCGACCACCGGGGCGGTCTCCGCGGCGCTCACAGCGACCACGGTGTCGAGGTCGTCGCGGACCACCGCCAGCGGTGTGGTCGGGAGCACGATCGCGTGGCCGGTGGCGGGCACGATGGGTGACGCCCCGTCCCAGGCGGCGATGTGACGCAGCCACAACGGGACGCTTCCTAGCGTGGCCGCCGCGAGCGCCCGACGCCCCGGCGCGACACCGGACGGATGATCGGCGCTGGCCGCCACACGTCCGACCACGCTCCCGTCGCTCCCGGCGTGCGGTGCCTGCAGCTTGCCACGCTCCGCGACCGTCTCGAGGAGCGCGGCCCGGCGGGCACCGGGCTCGTCTGCCAC
It encodes the following:
- a CDS encoding amidohydrolase family protein; protein product: MTAAPRGTLLVADRVVTLGHGRTEARAALVRGKRVVWVGDDPAAAPPHAARLELPGCTFGPAFVDAHAHLTMTGLSLGGLDLAQVASGAELLNTVATYAQVHTGRVLWGHGYDDHDFPDALPSADQLADVTPHCAVYLTRTDRHSCLVDRHTLAAAPLARAAGVERDPEGRPTGVLRREAHRIARRWALGAMAEGDLTAARETAAQHAASLGIGCVHEMGGPDIMGTGDFDAWINDRWPVEVIGYWGDLDLTFIAERELRQAGGDLFLDGSLGSHTAALEAPYADVPSDSGRLFHSDDELVESFRDATRSGVQVGVHAIGDAAIRQAVRCWQAVNAELPDYLHGEIRRLRHRLEHAEVLPPDLLAAVAELGLVASVQPAFEATWGGPGGMYERRLDPTRRGWMNPYRALADLGVPLAFGSDANVTPMDPWGGVYAAEHRHHRRHELSRLEAVSASCLGGRFAARQDRVSGVVRAGMRADLAAWEGDPFEADDPRGARCVLTIVRGRVTHGEAPLPRWDDEPGDTPLAS